The DNA segment ATGCGCACGGGGGTTGCCTGCACCCGGAGGCCGTCGAGCGTGCCGCGGGCCAGCACGGCCGCATTCTGCTGCAGCATCTGGGACGGTAGGGCCTGACCGACCGCCGGCGGCAGGGGGCTGCCGAGCAGCAGGCCCAGCATTGCGGCAGCGGCTACCAAGACCGGGCGATGCGTTGCGCAGCGCAGACACTGCAGGCTGAAAGGGCTGCGTCTGATCATGGGCTCGGACATCGGCTGGCTATCTGAAACGCTCAGAGCGTGCATCCAGGCAACCTGCCTCCGGAGAAGCACTGCCTCCCGCAGGCTGTCTCATTACGTACTTTTGCGTATACACAAATATCTCTGAAAAAGCAAGAGTTATCCAGTTATTTTCCGTCTAGCACGTTCATTAAGCGGCAAGACCACCTCCGCCGCTCCTTTCTGCCGAAGATCCCCGGTTTACCGGCCGCGCGTTTCCCTTTCTGTCTGCAGCCCAGGCGGCCTTGCGCCTCTTCTCTTCCAGGACCACTTTTTCTGACAAAAAGAAAGGGCGGCCTAAAGCCACCCTTTCTTACGCAAGGAAGCGTCCCTTTCCTATTCCAGTTCCAACGCAATCAGGCGGGTCACGGCCGTTCCTCCGCCCATTTGCGCCGGAAGCTGCTGCTCGGTTATCACACTGTAGTGCGGCGCTTCGCGGCGCACGTACAGCGTACCACTGCCAGGACCGCCATCAAGCATTTCGATCTGCACCACGTAAACTTCAAAAGTACCGGCCGGAGTCTCCAACGTCTGCGTACCGGTTACCTGTAACTTCACCGGTCGCACTTCCTGCTGCTGCGGATCAAACACGCGCAACGTTGCCTCGAATCCTTCCCGGAGAGGCAGACCGGCCACATACAGATCGAACGCACTGCCATCGCCTACGACCGGAGCCTCCAGCTTCTGATCAATGGCCATCGATCCCATGGGCGTCTGCAACCGACCGCTGATCCGATCGGCGGCATAGTGCAGCACCAGGGAACCCATTCCGCGTGCTACGCGACGAATGGGGTGCAGCGTGCGTCGGTCGACCCAGGTAGTATCGCTGGTTTCACCCATGGGCATGCGCACGTGATTGACCACCATCCAGACGGCCCGTCCGTCCAGCCAGGCAGCCTGCACAGTACGTTCGGAGCTGAGCGTAAATTGCTGACCCTGCACCTGGATGGTGGTTTCGTAGCGCATTGTAGCTGGACGGATCTGGCTACCGTCCGCTTCGGGAAGCGCCGCTCGCTGCGCCTGAGCCAGGGCAAGCGTGTCGGGAAGCGTAACCGTGGCCGGATCTACCATGAGCGAGGCCAGATGCGCCTCCAGTTCCGGACTCATCTCCTTCTGGTAGCGCCCGCCTAAATGCCGCGCCAGAAAGCGCTCGATTTCGGCGATCATGGCCAGGCGATTCATCTCGTCTCGAAAGCCATGCCCTTCATCGGGCGCGACCATGTAGGCCACCTCCACCCCGTTGTCGCGGGCTGCCACGACGATCTGATCGCTTTCGGTCTTTTTGACGCGGGGATCGTTAGCACCCTGGATGACCAGCAGCGGCGCCCGAATGCGGTCGGCATGGTAGAACGGCGACTGGGCCTTCAGCCGCTCCCGATCGGCCGGATCATCCGGATTTCCTACCCGCGTGTCAAAAATGCGACGGACAGCCGCCCAGTAAGGTGGAATGGTCTTCAGCAGCGTGAGCAGATTCGAAGGCCCGACAATCGACACACCAGCCGCGTACAGTTCAGGCGTAAAGGTCAGGCCCGCCAGCGTCGCATACCCACCATAGGACCCCCCCATGATAGCGATATAATTCGGATCGGCGATGCCCTGTTCGATCAGATAGCGCACACCGTCCGTGACGTCGTGCTGCATCACCCCGGTTCCCCACTGCTTGTTGCCTGCATTCAGAAAAGCTTTGCCGTAGCCAGCCGACCCGCGGAAGTTGGGCTGTAGCACGGCATATCCCCGATTGGCCAGAAACTGGGCAAAAGGATCATAACCCCAGGTATCCCGTGCCCAGGGTCCGCCATGCACCAGCACCACAGCCGATAATCCCTTCGGCTCAACACCTTTGGGCAACGTCAGATAGGCCGGGATCTCCACGCCATCGCGCGCCCGGTAGCGAATGGCCTGCATGGGCGCCAGGTGTTCGCTGGGAAGCTCCGGTCGGCTCCGGTAGAGCAACTGCACCTTCCGCTGTTGCCGGTCGTAGAGATACACCGCGCCGGGATCCACATCGCGCTGCACCGTAACCAGCATCAACCGCTCATCTTCCGTAGTAGCGCCCAGGTACAGCTCACCTTCCGGTAGCCTGGTCCGGAGAAAGGCCAGGTCCTGCGCCAGCTCCTCAGTTTTCGGATAGATCCGGAGCCGGTCGCCCACGTAGTAGGTAGCCACCAGCTCTTCCGTGCGATCCGAGAACACCGCCCCGCCGAAGTCCACCTCCCCTTCGGGATCACGCTCCACGAACGTCTCCGCGCCCGTTTCCGGATCGAACAGCACCAGCTCCGTCAGATCGCGATCCCCGCGATTGGTGATCAGATAAACGCGACGACCATCTCGATGAAAGCGCAGCGGACTGCAGGCCTCTTCCACCGAGCAGGTATAGACCGGCGTCAGCGTCTCCCCATCCACGCGTAGAATCTCCGTGCTGCCGTCTTCGGTAATTCGGGTGGCCAGGCGTAGCCGGCCTTCCAGGTCGAACGTAAAGCCTGCCAGTTCCTGTTCGTTTTTGAGCACGAGCGTCCGCTCGCCGGTAGCCAGGTCAAGCCGGTACACGTCATGCCAGCGCGGATCCCGGTCATTCAGCCCTACCAGAATCTGCCCTGGTGTCGCTTCGGGTACCGCATAGATGATTGCCCGTGTGTTTTCGTAGGGCGTCAGATTGCGCGCCGGCGGCACGCCGGTCTCAGGATCCGGGGGCAGAGTCGGATCGACCGCATAAACGTGGAAGTTTTCATCGCCGCCCTTATCCTGCACGTAGAGCACGTAGCGGCTATCTTCGCTCCAGAAATAACCTGGAACGGGCCGCTCGTCAGCCGTTAGCGGCCGGGCCGCCTCGAACGGCTCATCAATTCCCTTGATCCAGATGTTGCGAACCCCATTGTAGGGCTTCAGGAAGGTCAGCCAGCGCCCGTCTGGTGAAAGCTGCGCGCCCGATATCTCCGGATCGCCGAAGAACAGCTCGCGGTCCAGCAGCGGGGGCAACTGATCCAGGTAGGGACGCGGGGGCACCTGCGCCTGCATGGTCGCGGTGAACCCCAGCATAGCGACCAATAGCAACCAACGAGACATGATGCGTTATGGGTTTTGGGTTTGCGTGAAACGGTCTGCGTTTCCTCTACGGAAACAATGGTGCCGGGTTACAGGCGTTGAATTCTCGCTCAAAACCACTCTGGATGCCGTCCGAAGTGCCCCGGCAGTTGCACAACTAGACTTCGGCGGTGTACTTTTTGACGTTACGGGTTGCGCCGCACGAAAGCAAGCGATTGGTTGCTCTAACGTTCCGAAATTAACCTGCCGCCATACAATGGATCTGCCGCTGTACTGGACTGCCCTGATTGCTTTCCTGATCATCAACGCCATGCTGCTGACCGCCTCGGTGTTGGTCTACGCCGAGCGTAAGATTTCCGGCTTTATTCAACAGCGTCCGGGTCCTAATCGGGTAGGGCCTGCCGGTTTCCTGCAGCCTTTTGCCGATGTGCTCAAGTTGCTGTTCAAGGAAGATATCATTCCCGCGCAGGCCAACCGGTTTATCCATGCGCTGG comes from the Rhodothermus profundi genome and includes:
- a CDS encoding alpha/beta fold hydrolase — its product is MSRWLLLVAMLGFTATMQAQVPPRPYLDQLPPLLDRELFFGDPEISGAQLSPDGRWLTFLKPYNGVRNIWIKGIDEPFEAARPLTADERPVPGYFWSEDSRYVLYVQDKGGDENFHVYAVDPTLPPDPETGVPPARNLTPYENTRAIIYAVPEATPGQILVGLNDRDPRWHDVYRLDLATGERTLVLKNEQELAGFTFDLEGRLRLATRITEDGSTEILRVDGETLTPVYTCSVEEACSPLRFHRDGRRVYLITNRGDRDLTELVLFDPETGAETFVERDPEGEVDFGGAVFSDRTEELVATYYVGDRLRIYPKTEELAQDLAFLRTRLPEGELYLGATTEDERLMLVTVQRDVDPGAVYLYDRQQRKVQLLYRSRPELPSEHLAPMQAIRYRARDGVEIPAYLTLPKGVEPKGLSAVVLVHGGPWARDTWGYDPFAQFLANRGYAVLQPNFRGSAGYGKAFLNAGNKQWGTGVMQHDVTDGVRYLIEQGIADPNYIAIMGGSYGGYATLAGLTFTPELYAAGVSIVGPSNLLTLLKTIPPYWAAVRRIFDTRVGNPDDPADRERLKAQSPFYHADRIRAPLLVIQGANDPRVKKTESDQIVVAARDNGVEVAYMVAPDEGHGFRDEMNRLAMIAEIERFLARHLGGRYQKEMSPELEAHLASLMVDPATVTLPDTLALAQAQRAALPEADGSQIRPATMRYETTIQVQGQQFTLSSERTVQAAWLDGRAVWMVVNHVRMPMGETSDTTWVDRRTLHPIRRVARGMGSLVLHYAADRISGRLQTPMGSMAIDQKLEAPVVGDGSAFDLYVAGLPLREGFEATLRVFDPQQQEVRPVKLQVTGTQTLETPAGTFEVYVVQIEMLDGGPGSGTLYVRREAPHYSVITEQQLPAQMGGGTAVTRLIALELE